A window of the Brassica napus cultivar Da-Ae chromosome A2, Da-Ae, whole genome shotgun sequence genome harbors these coding sequences:
- the LOC106409629 gene encoding transcription factor MYB62 encodes MENSMKKKTFTESEEVELRRGPWTLEEDTLLTNYILQNSEGRWNVVAKCAGLKRNGKSCRLRWLNYLKPDIRRGNLSPQEQLLILDLHSKWGNRWSKIAQYLPGRTDNEIKNYWRTRVQKQARQLNIESNSDKFFDAVRSFWVPRLIEKMEQNPSNTYCCPQNNNNNNNSLLPPSQSYDSMSKQTYTDISGKNPGISNTDGSASSSTFMPDLMTVPHFMDHNTIIDSSMCYHEGNDQELGGYIPGMEEYYMRNSDISTDCHVAEAYEDVTQDPMWNVDDIWQFRG; translated from the exons ATGGAAAAttcaatgaagaagaagacctTCACAGAGAGTGAAGAAGTAGAGCTCAGAAGAGGGCCTTGGACTCTTGAGGAAGACACTCTTCTCACAAATTACATTCTCCAGAACAGTGAAGGCCGTTGGAACGTCGTCGCCAAATGTGCTG GGCTAAAGAGAAACGGGAAAAGTTGTAGATTGAGATGGTTGAATTATTTGAAACCTGACATCAGGCGAGGGAATCTCAGTCCCCAAGAACAGCTTCTGATCCTTGATCTCCACTCTAAATGGGGTAATAG GTGGTCCAAGATAGCACAGTACTTGCCAGGAAGAACGGACAACGAGATCAAGAACTATTGGAGAACAAGAGTTCAGAAACAAGCTCGACAGCTCAACATCGAATCTAACAGCGACAAATTCTTTGACGCTGTTCGTAGTTTCTGGGTCCCCAGATTAATAGAGAAAATGGAGCAGAACCCATCAAATACTTATTGTTGTCcccaaaacaacaacaataacaataactctcttcttcctccttctcAGTCTTACGACTCAATGAGTAAACAAACATATACTGATATCTCGGGTAAGAACCCGGGTATAAGCAACACCGATGGTTCTGCTTCGAGCTCCACTTTCATGCCTGATCTTATGACGGTCCCACACTTCATGGATCACAACACCATCATCGATTCTTCGATGTGTTACCATgaaggcaatgatcaagaactCGGTGGATATATTCCTGGGATGGAGGAGTATTACATGAGAAATTCAGACATATCAACGGATTGTCACGTGGCGGAAGCGTACGAGGATGTCACACAAGATCCCATGTGGAATGTGGATGACATTTGGCAGTTTAGGGGCTAA